Proteins from a single region of Nocardiopsis dassonvillei subsp. dassonvillei DSM 43111:
- a CDS encoding stealth family protein — protein sequence MEFWQEGERFLASPDHEERLDRLRVVAPEHVLRESLIAPQPNPVSEVIPGKARKTAEVRVGDRTHPTLDAFTWELATDLTFAIDAVYTWVDGADEAWRARRDAHLGANAPANPHSASDSRYTSRDELLYSLRSLEMFAPFVRNVYIVTDGQTPPWLDTGHPRVRVVDHTEIFADPSVLPVFNSHAIESQLHHIEGLAEHYLYLNDDVFFGRPVSPSLFFHPNGLVKLNPSPYRFGLGEVSEEDQPVDAAAKRNGALLEKHFGKVPVSKFKHTPIPQRRSVVEELEERFPEIFTRTAASRFRHPDDHSVPSSLHHYYALFTGRAVMGGLRYTYLNLADLDAVRYRTESLLAQRDFDAFCVNDTTEPGEEAERHVDGFLGDYFPFRSSFER from the coding sequence TGGAGTTCTGGCAGGAGGGCGAGCGGTTCCTCGCCTCCCCCGACCACGAGGAGAGGCTCGACCGACTCCGGGTCGTGGCCCCCGAACACGTCCTGCGGGAGTCGCTCATCGCGCCGCAGCCCAACCCGGTGAGCGAGGTGATCCCCGGCAAGGCCCGGAAGACCGCCGAGGTCAGGGTCGGGGACCGGACCCATCCGACTCTGGACGCCTTCACCTGGGAACTCGCCACCGACCTCACCTTCGCGATCGACGCCGTCTACACCTGGGTCGACGGGGCCGACGAGGCCTGGCGCGCCAGGCGCGACGCCCACCTCGGGGCGAACGCCCCGGCCAACCCGCACTCCGCCTCCGACTCCCGCTACACCAGCCGGGACGAACTCCTCTACTCCCTGCGCTCGCTGGAGATGTTCGCCCCCTTCGTACGCAACGTCTACATCGTCACCGACGGCCAGACGCCACCGTGGCTGGACACCGGCCATCCGCGGGTACGGGTGGTGGACCACACCGAGATCTTCGCTGACCCGTCGGTTCTCCCGGTGTTCAACTCACACGCCATCGAGTCGCAGCTGCACCACATCGAGGGCCTGGCCGAGCACTACCTGTACCTCAACGACGACGTGTTCTTCGGTCGGCCCGTGTCCCCCTCCCTCTTCTTCCACCCCAACGGGCTCGTGAAGCTGAACCCCTCCCCCTACCGCTTCGGCCTGGGCGAGGTCAGCGAGGAGGACCAGCCCGTGGACGCCGCCGCCAAGCGCAACGGCGCGCTGCTGGAGAAGCACTTCGGCAAGGTGCCCGTGTCCAAGTTCAAGCACACGCCCATCCCGCAGCGCCGGTCGGTGGTCGAGGAACTGGAGGAGAGGTTCCCCGAGATCTTCACGCGGACGGCGGCGTCGCGGTTCCGGCACCCGGACGACCACTCCGTGCCGTCGTCCCTGCACCACTACTACGCGCTGTTCACGGGCAGGGCGGTGATGGGCGGCCTGCGTTACACCTACCTCAACCTGGCCGACCTGGACGCGGTGCGGTACCGGACCGAGTCCCTGCTGGCCCAGCGCGACTTCGACGCCTTCTGCGTGAACGACACCACGGAACCGGGCGAGGAGGCCGAGAGGCACGTCGACGGGTTCCTCGGCGACTACTTCCCCTTCAGGAGCAGTTTCGAGAGATGA
- a CDS encoding L,D-transpeptidase family protein, whose product MATPRFLLTPHPKHTLLLAVAAAFALILGTVVAAPAAHAAPTSVSTGPELRQGSSGAGVSAVQERLAELGYWIDGVDGQFGFHTEQAVVALQKAAGIARDGVVGPATRAALAEGVLPEAQSTSGDLLEIDLDRQLLLVVSGGEVERVLNTSTGSGQPYESSDGTERIATTPTGTYTVFREVDAWDPGPYGALYRPKYFNGGIAVHGYPVVPAQPASHGCARVSLAAMDWLWESGNIDVHTTVLVR is encoded by the coding sequence ATGGCAACCCCCCGATTCCTCCTGACACCGCACCCGAAGCACACCCTCCTCCTGGCCGTGGCGGCGGCGTTCGCCCTGATCCTGGGCACCGTCGTGGCGGCCCCGGCCGCGCACGCCGCACCGACCTCGGTCAGCACCGGACCGGAACTGCGCCAGGGCAGCTCCGGAGCCGGGGTGAGCGCCGTCCAGGAGCGCCTCGCCGAACTGGGCTACTGGATCGACGGCGTGGACGGCCAGTTCGGCTTCCACACCGAGCAGGCCGTCGTGGCGCTCCAGAAGGCCGCCGGGATCGCCCGCGACGGCGTCGTGGGCCCCGCCACCCGCGCCGCCCTCGCCGAGGGCGTGCTCCCCGAGGCCCAGAGCACCTCCGGCGACCTGCTGGAGATCGACCTGGACCGGCAGCTGTTGCTGGTGGTCTCCGGCGGCGAGGTGGAGCGCGTCCTCAACACCTCCACCGGATCCGGTCAGCCCTACGAGTCCTCGGACGGCACCGAGCGGATCGCCACCACCCCGACCGGCACCTACACCGTCTTCCGCGAGGTCGACGCCTGGGACCCCGGTCCCTACGGTGCGCTGTACAGACCGAAGTACTTCAACGGCGGCATCGCCGTGCACGGGTACCCGGTCGTCCCGGCCCAGCCCGCCTCCCACGGGTGCGCCCGGGTGAGCCTGGCCGCGATGGACTGGCTCTGGGAGAGCGGCAACATCGACGTGCACACCACCGTCCTGGTGCGCTGA